A DNA window from Eikenella exigua contains the following coding sequences:
- the frr gene encoding ribosome recycling factor, producing the protein MIKEIQTSAETKMQRSVEVLRENLAKVRTGRAHTGLLDQVEVEYYGSMVPVSQVANVTLLDARTISVKPYESNMAAAVEKAIRDSNLGLNPASMGDLIRVPMPMLTEERRKDLIKVVRGEAEDGRVSIRNVRRDANDHIKKLLKDKEVSEDDAHRGEEQIQKLTDKYIAEVDKLLEHKEEDLMVV; encoded by the coding sequence ATGATCAAAGAAATCCAAACCTCAGCCGAAACCAAGATGCAGCGTTCGGTGGAAGTACTGCGCGAAAACTTAGCCAAAGTGCGCACCGGCCGCGCCCACACCGGCTTGCTCGACCAGGTGGAAGTGGAATACTACGGCAGCATGGTGCCGGTGAGCCAGGTGGCCAACGTAACCCTGCTCGATGCGCGCACCATCAGCGTGAAGCCTTATGAGAGCAATATGGCCGCCGCCGTGGAAAAAGCCATCCGCGATTCCAACCTCGGCCTGAATCCCGCTTCTATGGGCGACCTCATCCGCGTGCCGATGCCGATGCTCACCGAAGAGCGCCGCAAAGACCTGATTAAAGTAGTGCGCGGCGAAGCCGAAGACGGCCGCGTGTCTATCCGCAATGTGCGCCGAGATGCCAACGACCACATCAAAAAACTGCTGAAAGACAAAGAAGTGTCGGAAGACGATGCCCACCGCGGCGAAGAGCAGATCCAGAAGCTCACCGACAAATACATCGCCGAAGTAGATAAGCTGCTGGAGCATAAAGAAGAAGATTTGATGGTGGTGTAA
- a CDS encoding DUF6636 domain-containing protein, translating to MRTLPLTAAAILLAAGTAHADIKLFRSPSGNINCMYDHSPGVVECQIPQPDRPIRPKPRDCELDWGGNFSIARTGRTQMGCVGDSLASPDSRVLPYGQTLRGDGWQCTSRTSGMTCTNSQNHGFEISRRRQRLF from the coding sequence ATGCGTACCCTCCCCCTTACCGCCGCAGCCATCCTGCTCGCCGCTGGCACTGCCCATGCCGACATCAAACTCTTCCGCAGCCCCAGCGGCAACATCAACTGCATGTACGACCACTCCCCCGGCGTAGTGGAATGCCAGATTCCCCAGCCCGACCGCCCCATCCGGCCCAAACCGCGTGATTGTGAACTCGATTGGGGCGGCAATTTCTCCATCGCCCGCACCGGTCGTACCCAAATGGGCTGCGTCGGCGACAGCCTCGCTAGCCCCGACAGCCGCGTGCTGCCCTACGGCCAAACCCTGCGCGGTGACGGCTGGCAGTGCACCAGTCGCACCAGTGGCATGACCTGCACCAACAGCCAAAACCACGGCTTTGAAATCAGCCGCCGCCGCCAACGCCTGTTCTAA
- a CDS encoding cation diffusion facilitator family transporter: MSFHSHEHNHSHVHSTNTHILRVSLAVIAGFMLVEAAAGWLSGSLALLSDAGHMFSDAASLALALFAFKWAEKAANSQKSYGYQRVEILAATLNGLTLVVMAAWIVVEAVIRAFKPVPVAGGAMLMVAAFGLLVNLFIAWYMLRGEKDNLNMRGAFLHVVGDLLGSVAAVAAGLLIQFYGWNWADLAASTAVALLIGKSGWSVLSGSLHILMEGTPQGTDLVKIAEDIQKINGILGVHDLHTWTITSKKHAMSCHIIVRGDLTVAQAATLAQQVQATVQTHGIGHITVQTEPANTGAACCQACEQPTHEHN; the protein is encoded by the coding sequence ATGTCCTTCCACAGCCACGAACACAACCATTCCCACGTCCACAGCACCAACACCCATATCCTGCGCGTATCGTTAGCCGTGATTGCCGGCTTTATGCTGGTGGAAGCAGCGGCAGGCTGGCTCAGCGGCAGCTTGGCACTCCTCTCAGACGCGGGACATATGTTTTCCGATGCCGCCTCGCTCGCCCTGGCGCTTTTTGCCTTCAAATGGGCGGAGAAGGCCGCCAACTCGCAGAAAAGCTACGGCTATCAGCGCGTAGAAATCCTTGCCGCCACGCTCAATGGGCTTACGCTGGTGGTGATGGCGGCGTGGATTGTGGTCGAAGCCGTTATCCGCGCCTTCAAGCCCGTGCCCGTAGCAGGCGGCGCGATGCTGATGGTGGCTGCATTCGGGCTGTTGGTAAACCTGTTTATCGCGTGGTATATGCTGCGCGGCGAGAAAGACAACCTGAACATGCGCGGCGCATTTTTGCATGTGGTGGGCGATTTGCTCGGCTCCGTTGCAGCAGTGGCGGCCGGCCTGCTGATACAGTTTTACGGCTGGAACTGGGCAGATTTAGCGGCCAGCACGGCGGTGGCTCTGCTCATCGGCAAAAGCGGCTGGAGTGTGCTCTCAGGTAGCCTGCACATCCTGATGGAAGGCACGCCCCAAGGCACGGATTTGGTAAAAATTGCCGAAGACATACAGAAAATCAACGGTATATTGGGCGTACACGATTTGCACACCTGGACGATTACCAGCAAAAAACACGCCATGTCCTGCCACATCATCGTGCGTGGCGACCTAACCGTGGCACAAGCCGCCACTTTGGCGCAACAAGTGCAGGCAACGGTGCAAACTCACGGCATCGGGCACATCACCGTGCAGACCGAACCCGCCAATACCGGCGCAGCATGCTGCCAAGCGTGCGAACAGCCTACGCATGAGCATAATTAA
- a CDS encoding YheT family hydrolase has translation MNRNNSPQLPAYRPPFWLRGGHLQSIWPKLVRIGSPAYRRELLPDSLGATEVAYDFVDGKRPDAPLLMLFHGLEGSSASHYARALMFAAQRHGWHGVVAHFRSCGEVENCAPVFYHSGDSAEVAHMLQLMHSRYPRICAVGISLGGNALAKYLAEQGSHAIPQAAAVVSAPLDLTAASHRLEQGLSKMLYAPYFLRSLLPKAAACAARFPQIDAAAVQAAANLTDFDNSFTAPLHGFADATDYYRRSSAKPLLCQIAVPTLILNALNDPFIPAESLPQAGDVSPAVTLLQPEYGGHAGFPGTADLDWLPDTVLRYFDGVAVKAT, from the coding sequence ATGAACCGAAACAATTCCCCCCAATTGCCTGCCTACCGGCCGCCGTTTTGGCTGCGCGGCGGGCATTTGCAGAGCATTTGGCCGAAACTGGTGCGCATTGGTAGCCCGGCCTATCGGCGTGAGCTTTTGCCAGACAGCCTGGGCGCTACCGAAGTGGCCTACGATTTTGTGGATGGCAAACGCCCCGATGCCCCGCTATTGATGTTGTTTCACGGGCTGGAAGGCAGCAGCGCCAGCCATTATGCCCGCGCCCTGATGTTTGCCGCGCAACGGCACGGCTGGCACGGTGTGGTGGCGCATTTCCGTAGCTGCGGCGAAGTGGAAAACTGTGCGCCCGTGTTTTATCACTCCGGTGACAGCGCCGAAGTCGCGCACATGTTGCAATTAATGCACTCGCGCTACCCGCGCATCTGCGCCGTCGGTATTTCCTTAGGCGGTAACGCATTGGCCAAATATCTGGCCGAACAAGGCAGCCATGCTATTCCGCAGGCTGCTGCCGTGGTGAGTGCGCCGTTGGATTTAACCGCCGCCTCGCATCGGCTGGAACAGGGCTTGAGCAAAATGCTGTATGCCCCTTATTTCCTGCGTTCGCTGTTGCCTAAAGCCGCTGCTTGCGCCGCCCGTTTTCCGCAGATTGACGCCGCTGCCGTACAAGCTGCCGCCAACCTCACCGATTTCGACAACAGCTTCACCGCCCCCTTACACGGCTTTGCCGATGCCACCGACTACTACCGCCGATCCAGCGCCAAACCCCTGTTGTGCCAAATCGCCGTACCTACCCTGATTTTAAATGCGCTGAACGACCCCTTCATTCCTGCCGAATCACTGCCGCAGGCGGGCGATGTGTCGCCAGCCGTTACCCTGTTGCAGCCCGAATATGGCGGTCACGCCGGCTTTCCCGGCACGGCTGATTTAGATTGGCTACCGGATACCGTGTTGCGTTATTTCGACGGCGTGGCAGTAAAGGCTACCTGA
- the pyrH gene encoding UMP kinase — MTIRYKRVLLKLSGEALMGNDAFGINRATIMGIVGQIVEIAKMGVEVGVVVGGGNLFRGVAAQASDMDRATADYMGMLATVMNALALKDAFESLGQSARVQSALSMQQIVETYARPKAIQYLEEGKVMIFAAGTGNPFFTTDTAAALRGAEMNCDIMLKATNVDGVYTADPKKDASATRYQDITFDEAIVKNLKVMDATALALCRERKLNIVVFGIAKEGALKRVVLGEDEGTLVHI, encoded by the coding sequence ATGACTATCCGCTACAAGCGTGTTTTATTGAAACTTTCCGGCGAGGCATTGATGGGTAACGATGCCTTTGGCATCAATCGTGCCACGATTATGGGTATTGTCGGACAGATTGTGGAAATAGCTAAAATGGGCGTGGAAGTGGGCGTGGTGGTGGGCGGCGGCAACCTGTTTCGTGGTGTGGCCGCACAAGCCAGCGATATGGACCGTGCCACTGCCGATTACATGGGCATGCTTGCCACCGTGATGAACGCGTTGGCTTTGAAAGATGCGTTTGAAAGCCTTGGCCAGTCTGCGCGCGTACAATCGGCGCTTTCCATGCAGCAGATTGTCGAAACCTATGCCCGCCCCAAAGCCATCCAATATCTGGAAGAAGGTAAAGTGATGATTTTTGCCGCTGGCACGGGCAACCCCTTCTTCACCACCGACACCGCCGCCGCGCTGCGTGGTGCAGAAATGAACTGTGACATCATGCTCAAGGCCACCAATGTGGACGGCGTGTATACCGCCGACCCGAAAAAAGACGCTTCGGCCACGCGCTATCAAGACATCACGTTTGACGAAGCCATCGTGAAAAACCTGAAAGTGATGGATGCTACTGCCTTGGCGCTGTGCCGCGAGCGCAAACTGAATATCGTGGTGTTCGGCATCGCCAAAGAAGGCGCGCTCAAACGGGTGGTGCTGGGCGAAGACGAAGGCACTTTGGTGCATATTTGA
- the uppS gene encoding polyprenyl diphosphate synthase, with protein sequence MSSSTQTIPERTNIPRHVCVIMDGNGRWAKKRLLPRVMGHKRGLTALENLAARCAELGVEYLTVFAFSTENWRRPEDEVSFLMKLFLQALDGKVAKMHQNNLRLKVIGNRGRFPAAIVDGIEAAERLTANNTDLTLTVAADYGGRWDILQAANQLIAEGKSEITEDDLSQRLSLAEAPEPDLFIRTGGETRISNFMLWQMAYAEFYFTDALWPDFDAAEFDRAISSFRVRERRFGRTSEQLPPEQQRS encoded by the coding sequence ATGAGCAGCAGCACCCAAACCATCCCCGAACGCACCAACATCCCGCGCCATGTCTGCGTGATTATGGACGGCAACGGCCGCTGGGCGAAAAAACGCCTGCTGCCGCGCGTGATGGGGCACAAACGCGGCCTCACCGCCCTGGAAAACCTAGCCGCCCGCTGCGCCGAGCTCGGCGTGGAATACCTCACCGTATTCGCCTTTTCCACCGAAAACTGGCGCCGCCCCGAAGACGAAGTTTCCTTTTTGATGAAACTGTTTTTGCAGGCGCTAGACGGGAAGGTGGCCAAAATGCATCAAAACAACCTGCGGCTCAAAGTAATTGGCAACCGCGGCCGCTTTCCCGCCGCGATTGTGGACGGCATCGAAGCCGCAGAACGGCTTACTGCCAACAACACCGACCTCACGCTCACCGTGGCTGCCGACTACGGCGGCCGCTGGGATATCCTGCAAGCTGCCAACCAGCTGATTGCCGAAGGCAAAAGCGAAATCACCGAAGACGACCTCTCTCAGCGCCTTTCCTTGGCCGAAGCCCCCGAGCCCGACCTGTTTATCCGCACCGGCGGCGAAACCCGCATCAGCAACTTCATGCTCTGGCAAATGGCCTATGCCGAATTTTATTTCACCGACGCGCTGTGGCCAGATTTCGATGCTGCCGAGTTCGATCGTGCCATTTCTTCCTTCCGCGTGCGCGAACGCCGTTTCGGCCGCACCAGCGAACAGCTGCCGCCGGAACAGCAGCGCAGTTGA
- the efp gene encoding elongation factor P, giving the protein MKTAQELRAGNVFMVGSEPMVVQKTEYIKGGRSSAKVSMKLKNLLTGANSETIVKADDKFDVIQLDRKQCTYSYFADPMYVFMDEEFNQYEIEGENIGDNMKFIVDGMEDVCEVTFYEGNPISVELPTIIVREVEYTEPAVKGDTSGKVMKPARLVGGTEIQVMAYIENGDKVEIDSRTGEFRKRA; this is encoded by the coding sequence ATGAAAACCGCACAAGAATTGCGCGCCGGCAACGTATTCATGGTGGGCAGCGAGCCGATGGTGGTACAGAAAACCGAATACATCAAAGGCGGCCGCTCCTCTGCCAAAGTGAGCATGAAGCTGAAAAACCTGCTCACCGGCGCAAACAGCGAAACCATCGTGAAAGCCGATGACAAGTTCGACGTTATCCAGCTCGACCGCAAACAATGCACTTACAGCTATTTCGCCGACCCGATGTATGTATTCATGGACGAAGAGTTCAACCAATACGAAATCGAAGGTGAAAACATCGGTGACAACATGAAATTCATCGTAGACGGCATGGAAGACGTGTGTGAAGTAACCTTCTACGAAGGCAACCCGATTTCCGTGGAGCTGCCCACCATCATCGTGCGCGAAGTGGAATACACCGAGCCCGCCGTTAAAGGCGACACTTCCGGCAAAGTGATGAAACCCGCACGCCTCGTGGGTGGTACCGAGATCCAAGTGATGGCCTATATTGAAAACGGTGATAAAGTGGAAATCGATTCCCGTACCGGTGAGTTCCGCAAACGCGCCTAA
- a CDS encoding Dps family protein — protein sequence MSINIGINETQRQTIAQGLSKVLADTYTLYLKTHNYHWNVEGPMFHSLHTMFEEQYNELALAVDEIAERIRALGFKAPGSYSEFAKLTSIPDGQSSNDAPAMIRELVEGQETVIRTCRELFPAVDQANDEPTADLLTTRMQTHEKTAWMLRVLLQK from the coding sequence ATGAGCATCAACATCGGTATCAACGAAACCCAACGCCAAACCATCGCCCAAGGCCTGTCTAAGGTGCTGGCCGACACCTATACTCTCTATCTGAAAACCCACAACTACCACTGGAACGTGGAAGGCCCGATGTTCCACAGCCTGCACACCATGTTTGAAGAGCAATACAACGAGCTGGCGCTGGCCGTGGACGAAATTGCCGAACGCATCCGCGCACTGGGCTTCAAAGCGCCCGGTTCCTACAGCGAATTTGCCAAACTCACTTCCATTCCAGACGGCCAAAGCAGTAACGATGCCCCTGCCATGATCCGCGAACTGGTGGAAGGCCAGGAAACCGTGATCCGCACCTGCCGCGAGCTGTTCCCCGCTGTGGACCAAGCCAACGATGAGCCCACTGCTGACCTACTCACCACCCGCATGCAAACCCACGAAAAAACTGCCTGGATGCTGCGCGTGTTGCTGCAAAAATAA
- the thiE gene encoding thiamine phosphate synthase, producing MQPFPSIIRPLKFYAVVPDADWVARMADAGADTVQLRSKTLTGEALRREIRRAIATTSGSHSQLFINDHWQLALEEGAYGVHLGQEDMDSADFAALARAGIRLGLSTHDEAEMARALAVQPSYVACGAVFATNTKAMPTEPQGLDKLRRYVQQAGNTPTVAIGGITLENAPAVLATGVSSLAVVSAVTHAPDPAAAVRAFQKLWPE from the coding sequence ATGCAACCATTTCCCTCCATCATCCGCCCCCTCAAATTCTACGCTGTAGTGCCCGATGCCGATTGGGTGGCGCGTATGGCCGATGCCGGCGCAGACACCGTGCAGCTGCGCAGCAAAACCCTCACCGGCGAAGCCCTGCGCCGGGAAATCCGCCGCGCCATCGCCACCACCAGCGGCTCGCATAGCCAACTTTTCATCAACGACCACTGGCAGCTCGCCCTTGAAGAAGGCGCCTATGGCGTGCACCTCGGCCAGGAAGACATGGACAGCGCCGACTTTGCCGCCCTTGCCCGTGCCGGCATCCGCTTGGGGCTGAGCACCCACGACGAAGCCGAAATGGCGCGTGCCTTGGCCGTGCAGCCCAGCTACGTGGCCTGCGGCGCCGTATTCGCCACCAACACCAAAGCCATGCCCACCGAACCGCAGGGGCTGGACAAACTGCGCCGCTACGTGCAACAAGCCGGCAATACCCCCACCGTGGCCATCGGCGGCATCACGCTGGAAAACGCGCCCGCCGTGCTCGCCACCGGCGTGTCCTCGCTGGCCGTGGTCAGCGCCGTCACCCACGCCCCCGACCCCGCCGCCGCCGTGCGCGCCTTCCAAAAATTGTGGCCGGAATAA
- the pheA gene encoding prephenate dehydratase → MPDQSLAPHRQAIDAIDAEILTLLNQRAAHARAIGELKGTGTVYRPERESQVLQRIRSLNQTAAGILSDEAVARLFREIMSECLAVERPLTIAYLGPEATFTQQAAVKHFGHAAHTQPCPSIDECFCLVETRQADYAVAPVENSTEGPVGRTLDLMVSTPLRACGEVLLRIQHHLLQQPGGSPQPEKVYAHTQALAQCHEWLNRHLPHATRISVASNAEAARLAAAEPQAAAIAGQAAAEHYNLAKLAANIEDEPNNTTRFLIFGHNSTQPSGRDKTSLIVSAPNRPGTAHRLLQPFSEHGISMTKLESRPSRAGLWDYIFFIDIEGHTDSPQIQPALEALAECAAFVKIIGAYPQAVL, encoded by the coding sequence ATGCCTGACCAATCCCTCGCCCCCCACCGCCAGGCCATCGATGCCATCGACGCCGAAATCCTCACTCTGCTTAACCAGCGCGCCGCCCACGCCCGTGCCATCGGCGAGCTCAAAGGCACCGGCACCGTCTACCGCCCCGAGCGTGAATCCCAAGTGTTGCAGCGCATTCGAAGCCTGAACCAAACCGCCGCCGGCATCCTGTCCGACGAAGCTGTTGCCCGCCTGTTCCGAGAAATCATGAGCGAATGCCTCGCCGTAGAACGCCCGCTCACCATCGCCTACCTCGGCCCCGAAGCCACATTTACCCAGCAAGCCGCCGTGAAGCACTTCGGCCACGCCGCCCACACCCAGCCCTGCCCCTCCATCGACGAATGCTTCTGCCTCGTGGAAACCCGCCAGGCCGACTACGCCGTTGCCCCTGTGGAAAACTCCACCGAAGGCCCGGTCGGGCGCACCCTCGACCTCATGGTTTCCACCCCCCTGCGTGCCTGCGGCGAAGTGCTCCTGCGTATCCAGCACCATTTATTGCAGCAACCCGGCGGCAGCCCTCAGCCGGAAAAAGTGTATGCCCACACCCAAGCGCTGGCCCAATGCCACGAGTGGCTCAACCGCCACCTGCCCCATGCCACCCGCATTTCCGTGGCCAGCAACGCCGAAGCCGCCCGCCTCGCCGCTGCCGAGCCGCAAGCCGCCGCCATTGCCGGCCAGGCCGCCGCCGAGCATTACAATCTGGCCAAACTCGCCGCCAACATCGAAGACGAGCCTAACAATACTACCCGTTTCCTCATCTTCGGCCACAACAGCACCCAGCCCTCCGGCCGCGACAAAACCTCCCTCATCGTCTCCGCCCCCAACCGCCCCGGCACCGCGCACCGCCTGCTCCAACCCTTCTCCGAGCACGGCATCTCCATGACCAAGCTCGAAAGCCGCCCCAGCCGCGCCGGTCTGTGGGACTACATCTTCTTTATCGACATCGAAGGCCACACCGACAGTCCCCAAATCCAGCCCGCCCTCGAAGCCCTTGCCGAATGCGCCGCCTTCGTAAAAATCATCGGCGCCTATCCGCAAGCCGTGCTGTGA
- the rlmB gene encoding 23S rRNA (guanosine(2251)-2'-O)-methyltransferase RlmB — MSNRRLIYGFHAVNARLWQNSKSLTELYALSGRHDARMQQALEKAAQENIPVHFVEAARLDNLCRHARHQGIAGFIDASHNHVHLDDVLDNLTEPPLLLILDGITDPHNLGACLRVADAMGVHAVIAPKNRSVGLNATVSKVACGAAETVPYIAVTNLARTLRELKERDIWIVGTDMGGEADLFHYDIPAAVAWVMGNEGEGMRRLTREHCDALVSIPMLGTVESLNVSVSTGMVLAETRRQRVLKAD; from the coding sequence ATGTCCAACCGCCGCCTGATCTACGGCTTCCACGCCGTCAACGCCCGCCTGTGGCAAAACTCCAAAAGCCTCACCGAGCTCTACGCCCTGTCCGGCCGTCACGATGCCCGTATGCAGCAGGCCTTGGAAAAAGCCGCGCAGGAAAATATTCCCGTCCACTTCGTGGAAGCCGCCCGCCTCGATAACCTGTGCCGTCACGCCCGCCACCAAGGCATCGCCGGCTTTATCGACGCTTCACACAACCACGTCCACCTCGACGACGTGCTCGACAACCTCACCGAGCCGCCCCTGCTGCTCATCCTCGACGGCATCACCGACCCGCACAACCTCGGCGCCTGCCTGCGCGTGGCCGACGCCATGGGCGTGCACGCCGTGATTGCGCCGAAAAACCGCAGCGTCGGCCTGAATGCCACCGTGAGCAAAGTGGCCTGCGGCGCCGCCGAAACCGTGCCCTACATCGCCGTCACCAACCTTGCCCGCACCCTGCGCGAACTCAAAGAGCGCGACATCTGGATAGTGGGCACCGACATGGGCGGCGAAGCCGATCTGTTCCACTACGACATCCCCGCCGCCGTGGCCTGGGTGATGGGCAATGAAGGCGAAGGCATGCGTCGCCTTACCCGCGAACACTGCGACGCGCTGGTGTCCATCCCCATGCTCGGCACAGTGGAAAGCCTCAACGTATCCGTGAGCACCGGCATGGTGCTGGCCGAAACCCGCCGCCAGCGCGTGCTGAAAGCAGACTAG
- the murA gene encoding UDP-N-acetylglucosamine 1-carboxyvinyltransferase, whose product MDKLKITGNGPLHGEIVISGAKNAALPLMCAGLLTEDILHLTNVPMLADVKTTHKLLQGMGAEVESDGVSEFKINGGTVNNTCAPYELVKTMRASILVLGPTLARFGEAEVSLPGGCAIGSRPVDQHLKGLETMGAEIVIEHGYVKARGRLKGARVVMDMVTVGGTENLLMAATLAEGTTVLENCAVEPEVVDLAECLVKMGAKISGIGTPSMTIEGVEKLHSCTHSVVPDRIEAGTFLCAVAMTGGQVRLQNAAPKTMEAVLDKLVEAGAEIQTGENWIDIKMTQRPKAVDVRTVPHPGFPTDMQAQFMAMNAVAEGSSQMVETIFENRFMHVPELNRMGAHISAEGNTALVKGVEQLSGAAVMATDLRASASLVIAGLVADGDTIVERIYHLDRGYEHIEEKLGKVGAKIERLKQ is encoded by the coding sequence ATGGACAAACTGAAAATTACCGGCAATGGCCCGTTGCACGGTGAAATCGTGATTTCTGGTGCGAAAAATGCTGCCCTGCCGCTGATGTGTGCTGGGCTTTTAACTGAAGATATTTTGCATTTGACCAACGTGCCGATGCTGGCCGACGTGAAAACCACGCACAAACTCTTGCAAGGCATGGGCGCAGAGGTGGAAAGCGACGGTGTGAGCGAATTCAAAATCAACGGCGGCACGGTAAACAACACTTGCGCGCCGTATGAATTGGTAAAAACCATGCGCGCTTCCATTTTGGTGCTAGGCCCCACGCTGGCGCGTTTCGGCGAGGCGGAAGTGAGCCTGCCCGGCGGCTGCGCCATCGGCTCGCGGCCGGTGGATCAGCATTTGAAGGGGCTGGAAACCATGGGTGCGGAAATTGTGATCGAGCACGGTTATGTGAAGGCACGCGGCAGGCTCAAAGGCGCGCGTGTGGTGATGGATATGGTTACCGTGGGCGGCACGGAAAACCTGCTGATGGCGGCCACGCTGGCCGAAGGCACCACTGTGCTGGAAAACTGCGCGGTGGAGCCGGAAGTGGTGGATTTGGCCGAATGCCTGGTGAAGATGGGCGCGAAAATCAGCGGTATCGGCACGCCTTCCATGACCATTGAAGGCGTGGAGAAGTTGCATAGCTGCACCCACAGCGTGGTGCCCGACCGCATCGAAGCCGGCACTTTCCTCTGCGCCGTAGCCATGACCGGCGGGCAGGTACGCCTGCAAAACGCCGCACCGAAAACCATGGAGGCGGTGTTGGACAAGCTGGTGGAAGCCGGTGCGGAAATCCAAACCGGCGAAAACTGGATCGACATTAAAATGACGCAGCGTCCGAAAGCGGTGGATGTGCGCACCGTGCCACATCCGGGCTTTCCCACCGATATGCAGGCGCAGTTTATGGCGATGAATGCGGTAGCCGAGGGCAGCAGCCAGATGGTGGAAACCATTTTTGAAAACCGCTTTATGCATGTGCCCGAGCTCAACCGTATGGGTGCACATATCAGCGCCGAGGGCAACACCGCGCTGGTAAAAGGTGTGGAGCAACTTTCCGGCGCCGCAGTGATGGCTACCGACCTACGCGCTTCGGCCAGCCTGGTGATTGCCGGCCTGGTGGCCGATGGCGACACCATCGTGGAGCGCATCTATCACTTGGATCGCGGCTACGAGCATATTGAAGAGAAGCTGGGCAAAGTGGGCGCGAAAATCGAACGTTTGAAACAGTAG
- a CDS encoding SMI1/KNR4 family protein codes for MAPEDVHALQATYPQTPASLLELLSFADGTYWREYQGETVSLFLLGSDIMEYPYYLLSARQMLESKSPQYLSDYINRVYPAEDVAVDDRITRDAANACWLHFSDCMNNGGTSQLFIDLTPSVSGKGGQIVRYLHDPDELEVIADSFDEYLLALIEDRYDFIHEDDF; via the coding sequence ATCGCCCCTGAAGATGTCCATGCTTTGCAAGCCACCTATCCGCAAACTCCTGCCTCCCTGCTTGAGCTGCTCTCTTTCGCCGACGGCACCTACTGGCGCGAATACCAAGGCGAAACAGTCAGCTTATTCCTGCTCGGCTCTGATATTATGGAATATCCCTACTATCTGCTCTCCGCCCGGCAGATGCTGGAAAGCAAAAGTCCACAATATTTGTCCGACTACATCAACCGAGTCTACCCTGCTGAAGACGTGGCCGTGGATGACCGTATCACCCGCGATGCAGCCAATGCCTGCTGGCTACACTTCTCCGATTGCATGAACAACGGAGGCACCTCGCAGCTGTTTATCGATCTCACCCCATCGGTATCCGGCAAGGGTGGGCAAATCGTCCGCTACCTGCACGATCCCGACGAGCTGGAAGTGATTGCCGACAGTTTCGATGAATATCTGCTTGCCTTAATTGAAGATAGATACGATTTTATTCATGAAGACGATTTTTAA